Proteins from one Mycobacterium sp. EPa45 genomic window:
- a CDS encoding CYTH and CHAD domain-containing protein, producing the protein MGSGKDRHVEVERKFDVPAGTVFPSFDGLSAVGRVERQPAQSLDAVYFDTPGRDLNAHRITLRRRTGGPDAGWHLKLPAGPDARTEVHAPLDGTAEGGESVPDDLLDIVLAIVRDRPLGPVARISTTRNVMMLYDGDGAALAEFCDDEVSAWALGSGDDEEQRWHEWELELVDGEMDGGRDVLKRLSNRLLDAGAVPAGHGSKLTKVLETSGTGPDVPEDNEVSGDPVHQAVAEQVDELLVWDRAVRADTYDSVHQMRVTTRKIRSLLQASEEAFGLSDDAWILDELRQLAGVLGVARDAEVLAERYEAALEALPADLVRGPVYERLVSGAQRSYQAGLRRSLSAMRSTRYFRLLDALEGLVAAQPPQAAPGEEPKPVSINSAYKRVRKAARNAERATEHRDEALHRIRKGAKRLRYVAAATGEPKVSDRAKTIQTLLGDHQDSVVSRTHLAQQSLAAHAAGEDTFTYGLLYQQEDDLAQRCREQLDDALSALRKTFKKTH; encoded by the coding sequence ATGGGTTCGGGCAAAGACCGTCATGTCGAAGTGGAGCGCAAGTTCGACGTCCCCGCGGGAACGGTGTTCCCGTCATTCGACGGCCTCTCAGCGGTGGGGCGCGTCGAGCGGCAGCCGGCGCAGTCGCTGGACGCGGTGTACTTCGACACACCCGGCCGAGACCTCAACGCCCACCGGATCACGCTCCGCCGCCGCACCGGGGGCCCCGATGCCGGCTGGCACCTGAAGCTGCCCGCCGGCCCCGATGCCCGCACCGAGGTGCACGCGCCGCTGGACGGCACCGCCGAGGGCGGCGAATCCGTGCCCGATGATTTGCTCGACATCGTCCTCGCCATCGTGCGGGACCGTCCGCTGGGGCCGGTGGCTCGGATCTCGACGACCCGCAACGTGATGATGCTCTACGACGGTGACGGCGCCGCGCTGGCCGAGTTCTGCGACGACGAGGTCAGCGCGTGGGCGCTCGGCTCGGGTGACGACGAGGAACAGCGCTGGCACGAGTGGGAGCTGGAGCTTGTCGACGGCGAGATGGACGGCGGCCGCGACGTCCTCAAGCGACTGAGCAACCGCCTGCTCGACGCCGGTGCAGTACCGGCCGGCCACGGGTCGAAGCTGACGAAGGTCTTGGAGACCTCCGGCACCGGGCCGGACGTGCCCGAGGACAACGAGGTATCCGGCGATCCCGTACATCAGGCGGTGGCCGAGCAGGTCGACGAGCTGCTGGTGTGGGACCGGGCCGTACGGGCCGACACCTATGACTCGGTCCACCAGATGAGGGTGACGACCCGCAAGATCCGCAGCCTGCTGCAAGCGTCCGAGGAGGCCTTCGGCCTGAGCGATGACGCATGGATTCTCGATGAGCTGCGCCAGCTGGCCGGCGTGCTGGGTGTTGCTCGCGACGCCGAGGTGCTGGCCGAACGCTATGAGGCGGCGCTGGAGGCGCTGCCGGCCGATCTGGTCCGCGGCCCGGTGTACGAGCGTCTGGTCTCGGGGGCCCAGCGCAGCTATCAGGCCGGATTGCGGCGGTCGCTGAGCGCAATGCGTTCGACTCGCTACTTCCGGCTGCTCGATGCGCTGGAAGGACTGGTGGCCGCGCAACCGCCGCAGGCCGCGCCGGGCGAAGAGCCCAAGCCGGTCAGCATCAACTCGGCGTACAAGCGGGTGCGCAAGGCCGCCAGAAACGCCGAGCGGGCCACCGAGCACCGCGATGAAGCGCTACACCGGATTCGCAAGGGCGCCAAGCGACTTCGTTATGTCGCCGCGGCCACCGGCGAGCCTAAGGTGTCGGACCGGGCCAAGACAATTCAGACGCTGCTCGGCGACCACCAGGACAGCGTGGTCAGCCGCACGCACCTGGCTCAGCAGTCGCTGGCGGCGCACGCGGCCGGCGAGGACACGTTCACCTACGGCCTGCTCTACCAGCAGGAGGACGACCTCGCGCAGCGCTGCCGCGAACAGCTCGACGACGCGCTGAGCGCCTTGCGGAAGACGTTCAAGAAGACGCACTGA
- a CDS encoding CDGSH iron-sulfur domain-containing protein translates to MSEVKITALENGPLQVDGESIVLASDGTVVKEAAKLFLCRCGHSANKPMCDGSHKREGFIAS, encoded by the coding sequence ATGAGCGAGGTCAAGATCACTGCCCTGGAAAACGGTCCGCTCCAAGTCGACGGCGAGTCCATCGTGCTGGCCAGTGACGGCACCGTCGTCAAGGAAGCCGCGAAGCTCTTCCTTTGCCGATGCGGCCACTCCGCCAACAAGCCCATGTGCGACGGATCGCATAAGCGCGAAGGCTTCATTGCGAGCTGA
- a CDS encoding cyclopropane-fatty-acyl-phospholipid synthase family protein: MTTDHHTHWETRYAEKPRIWSGRPNAHLADLVGSLNGSRALDLGCGEGGDAMWLAEHGWHVVAVDVSTTALARAAEDAAARGVLERIDFQQHDLTQTLPEGPFDLVSAHFFHTTLEMDRPAILRRAAATLASGGALLIVDHGGAPAWAPEEVHHHEFPSPEEVLAGLALDDTQWETVRVAATERDAVGPDGQHATLVDNIILVRRR, encoded by the coding sequence ATGACCACTGACCACCACACCCACTGGGAGACGCGCTATGCGGAGAAGCCGCGGATCTGGAGCGGACGGCCCAATGCCCACCTCGCCGACCTCGTCGGCTCGCTGAACGGTTCGCGCGCATTGGATCTGGGCTGCGGTGAGGGCGGTGACGCCATGTGGCTGGCCGAACACGGCTGGCACGTCGTGGCCGTCGACGTCTCCACCACCGCGCTGGCCCGAGCCGCTGAAGACGCGGCAGCGCGAGGAGTGCTGGAACGCATCGACTTTCAGCAACACGACCTGACTCAGACGCTGCCTGAGGGGCCGTTCGATCTGGTGTCGGCGCACTTCTTCCACACCACATTGGAAATGGACCGGCCGGCGATCCTGCGCCGCGCGGCGGCGACCCTGGCGTCCGGGGGAGCGCTGCTGATCGTCGACCATGGCGGTGCCCCGGCGTGGGCGCCGGAGGAGGTTCACCACCACGAGTTCCCGTCCCCCGAGGAGGTGCTGGCCGGCTTGGCCCTGGACGACACCCAATGGGAGACGGTGCGGGTCGCAGCGACCGAGCGGGATGCGGTCGGGCCCGACGGTCAGCACGCCACCCTGGTCGACAACATCATCCTGGTGCGCCGCAGATGA
- a CDS encoding helix-turn-helix domain-containing protein → MQANDDVDLRVRRRLRELRARLGLTLEDVASRSGIDVSTLSRLESGKRRLALDHLPRLAAALSVSADELLGAPTTVDPRVRAPSHTRHLVTYWPLTRHGGAGGPQAFKIRISARRRTPPAELPTHEGQEWLYVLSGRLQLILGEQHYVIEPGEAVEFSTWTPHWFGAIDGPVEAIILFGPHGERVHVRQ, encoded by the coding sequence ATGCAGGCAAACGACGATGTCGACCTGCGGGTGCGCAGGCGACTGCGCGAACTGCGCGCCCGCCTCGGCCTGACCCTCGAGGACGTCGCCTCCCGCTCCGGGATCGACGTCTCGACACTGAGCCGGCTGGAATCGGGAAAGCGCAGGCTCGCCCTCGACCACCTGCCCCGGCTGGCCGCGGCGCTGTCGGTGAGTGCCGACGAACTACTCGGCGCGCCAACGACGGTCGACCCGCGAGTGCGGGCGCCGTCGCACACCCGCCATCTGGTCACCTATTGGCCGCTGACGCGTCACGGCGGGGCGGGCGGCCCGCAGGCCTTCAAGATCCGGATCAGCGCGCGGCGGCGCACCCCGCCGGCCGAATTGCCCACCCACGAGGGGCAGGAGTGGCTCTACGTGTTATCCGGGCGGTTACAACTCATCCTGGGCGAGCAGCATTACGTGATCGAACCGGGCGAGGCGGTGGAGTTCAGCACGTGGACGCCACACTGGTTCGGCGCCATCGACGGCCCGGTGGAGGCCATCATCCTGTTCGGCCCGCACGGGGAACGAGTGCACGTGCGGCAGTAG
- a CDS encoding NAD(P)/FAD-dependent oxidoreductase, whose product MTAEYDCIVVGGGAAGLSAALVLGRARRRTLLVDAGDQSNLPAHGVGGLLGFDGRPPAELYALGREQLTQYPSVEVITGEVVDGADLGNGFRLVLADDSERTTRRVLLATGVEYRPPGVPGLRELWGSTVFHCPFCHGWEVRDQPLAVLANGEKALHATLLIRNWTDDVVLLTDGRVDIDADGLALLDRAGVPIDARRVEEVAAENGRLSAVVFTDGSRLERSGLMVATTLHQRTKLADQLGAMSHEHGPVVTDPIDIDGLGRTTVAGLFAAGDVCTQAPQVATAIATGSVAATAVVQSLLTDDTGLPFPPRNI is encoded by the coding sequence ATGACCGCTGAATATGACTGCATCGTCGTCGGTGGTGGCGCCGCGGGCTTGAGTGCCGCGTTGGTGCTGGGCCGCGCCCGGCGCCGCACGCTGCTGGTTGATGCCGGTGACCAGAGCAATCTGCCGGCCCACGGCGTGGGAGGTCTGCTCGGATTCGACGGTCGACCCCCGGCGGAGCTGTACGCGCTGGGCCGTGAGCAGCTGACGCAATATCCGAGCGTCGAGGTGATCACCGGCGAGGTGGTGGACGGCGCCGACCTCGGCAACGGTTTTCGGCTGGTGTTGGCCGACGACAGCGAGCGGACCACCCGCCGGGTGTTACTGGCCACCGGCGTGGAGTATCGGCCGCCGGGTGTGCCGGGGCTGCGCGAACTGTGGGGGAGCACCGTCTTCCACTGCCCGTTCTGCCATGGCTGGGAGGTGCGGGACCAGCCGCTGGCGGTGCTGGCCAACGGGGAGAAGGCGCTGCATGCGACGTTGTTGATCCGGAACTGGACCGACGACGTGGTGCTGTTGACCGACGGACGAGTCGACATCGACGCCGACGGGCTCGCGCTCCTGGACCGGGCCGGAGTGCCGATCGATGCGCGGCGCGTCGAAGAGGTGGCGGCCGAGAACGGGCGATTGTCAGCGGTCGTCTTCACGGACGGTTCGCGGCTGGAACGCAGCGGCCTGATGGTGGCAACGACACTGCACCAGCGCACCAAGCTGGCCGACCAGCTCGGCGCGATGTCGCACGAACACGGGCCGGTGGTCACCGATCCCATCGATATCGACGGCCTCGGCCGTACCACCGTGGCGGGACTTTTCGCGGCAGGCGATGTATGCACCCAGGCGCCCCAGGTTGCTACCGCGATCGCGACCGGATCGGTGGCGGCGACTGCGGTCGTGCAGAGCCTGCTGACCGATGACACCGGTCTGCCGTTCCCCCCGCGCAATATCTGA
- a CDS encoding bifunctional RNase H/acid phosphatase — MKVLIEADGGSRGNPGPAAYGYVVWSSDHQTVLAEHGQAIGTTTNNVAEYRGLIAGLEEARRLGANEVAVSLDSKLVVEQMAGRWKVKHAAMAELHQQARALASTFDSVTYQWIPREQNREADRLANEAMDREGQATVADPPAGAVAVPPAAWTGNQGAPTRMLLLRHGQTEFSRQRRYSGRGNPELTDAGRRQAEAAARYLAERGGVDLVLSSPLQRALDTASAAATALGLDVTVDEDLIETDFGAWEGLTFAEARERDPDLHGRWLRDTGLRPPDGESFNDVGERVQRLRKRIIAEHPGATVLLVSHVTPIKTLLRLALDAGPAILHRLHLDLASLSIAEFYPDGGASVRLVNQTSYLV, encoded by the coding sequence GTGAAGGTTCTGATCGAGGCCGACGGCGGGTCGCGGGGTAACCCTGGGCCGGCGGCCTACGGGTACGTCGTCTGGTCGTCCGACCACCAGACCGTCCTGGCCGAACACGGCCAGGCGATCGGGACCACCACCAACAACGTCGCCGAATACCGCGGGCTGATCGCGGGCCTCGAGGAGGCCCGCCGGCTCGGTGCCAATGAGGTTGCGGTGTCTTTGGATTCGAAGCTCGTAGTGGAGCAGATGGCCGGGCGCTGGAAGGTGAAGCACGCGGCGATGGCCGAGCTGCACCAGCAGGCGCGCGCGCTGGCATCGACGTTCGATTCGGTTACCTACCAATGGATTCCGCGCGAGCAGAACCGCGAGGCCGACCGGCTGGCCAACGAGGCCATGGACCGCGAAGGTCAGGCCACCGTCGCCGATCCGCCGGCCGGGGCGGTCGCCGTGCCGCCCGCGGCCTGGACCGGCAACCAGGGTGCCCCGACCCGCATGCTGCTGCTGCGGCACGGCCAAACCGAATTCTCCCGCCAGCGCCGCTATTCCGGTCGCGGCAACCCCGAGCTCACGGACGCCGGCCGTCGCCAGGCCGAGGCCGCGGCACGCTACCTGGCCGAGCGCGGGGGCGTGGACCTGGTGCTCAGTTCGCCGCTGCAGCGTGCTCTCGACACAGCATCGGCCGCCGCGACGGCGCTGGGCCTGGATGTGACGGTCGATGAGGATCTGATCGAAACCGATTTCGGGGCCTGGGAGGGTCTGACATTCGCTGAGGCCCGAGAGCGCGACCCAGACCTGCACGGCCGCTGGCTGCGGGACACCGGTCTGCGGCCGCCGGACGGCGAAAGCTTCAACGACGTCGGAGAGCGGGTCCAGCGGCTCCGTAAGCGGATCATCGCCGAGCATCCGGGCGCCACCGTGTTGCTGGTCTCGCACGTCACGCCGATCAAGACGCTCCTGCGACTGGCGCTCGACGCCGGGCCCGCCATTCTGCACCGGCTGCACCTGGACCTGGCGTCGCTGAGCATCGCGGAGTTCTATCCCGACGGGGGTGCCTCGGTGCGGCTGGTGAACCAGACTTCGTATCTGGTCTGA
- a CDS encoding zinc ribbon domain-containing protein — translation MKAELTQQRSLLELADLDAELARLRHRAANLPEEQEYGTAHSDQRASADRLAALAVALEDIDAQVARFESEIDGVRQREDRDRNLLDSGTVNPKQLEELQHELDTLQRRQASLEDSLLEVMERREQLAAEQSEEQAKAGALQANLTTAGHNRDEALAEIERVRAERAARRAEIVSGLDPGLAQLYERQRAASGAGAARLLGRRCGACRIELDRGELARISAAADDEVVRCPECQTILLRIDGAQR, via the coding sequence GTGAAAGCTGAACTGACACAGCAGCGTTCGCTTCTGGAGTTGGCCGATCTGGATGCCGAGCTCGCTCGTCTGAGGCATCGGGCAGCCAACCTGCCCGAGGAGCAGGAATATGGCACGGCGCACAGCGATCAGCGGGCTTCCGCTGACCGGCTGGCCGCTCTGGCCGTTGCGCTCGAGGACATCGACGCCCAGGTGGCGCGCTTCGAATCCGAAATCGACGGTGTGCGCCAGCGTGAGGACCGGGACCGCAATCTGCTCGACTCCGGCACCGTGAACCCCAAGCAGCTCGAGGAGCTGCAGCACGAGCTGGACACGCTGCAGCGCAGGCAGGCCAGCCTGGAAGACTCCCTACTCGAGGTCATGGAGCGCCGCGAACAGCTCGCCGCTGAACAATCCGAAGAGCAGGCGAAAGCCGGAGCGCTGCAAGCGAATCTGACCACTGCGGGCCACAACCGCGATGAAGCGCTCGCCGAGATCGAGCGAGTGCGCGCCGAGCGCGCGGCCCGCCGCGCGGAGATCGTGTCCGGGCTGGACCCCGGATTGGCTCAGCTCTACGAGCGGCAGCGGGCCGCGTCGGGTGCCGGCGCGGCGCGGCTGCTCGGCCGCCGGTGCGGCGCCTGCCGCATCGAACTGGATCGGGGTGAGCTGGCGAGAATTTCGGCGGCGGCGGATGACGAGGTGGTCCGCTGCCCGGAGTGCCAGACGATCCTGCTGCGCATCGATGGGGCGCAGCGGTGA
- a CDS encoding Nif3-like dinuclear metal center hexameric protein — protein sequence MSVKLAEVIAVLDAAYPPGLAQSWDSVGLVCGDPDETVDSVTVAVDATAGVAATVGARGLLLAHHPLLLRGVDTVAASTPKGALIHQLIKAGAALFTAHTNADSANPGVSDALAEVLGLEVDGVLDPISAGGDIDKWVIFVPVSDAEAVRDALFAAGAGHIGDYSHCSWSVAGTGQFLPLDGATPAIGAVGSVERVSEDRVEMVAPARLRPQVLSALRASHPYEEPAFDVLPLAALPSGVGIGRIGTLAESLRFADFVARVAAVLPKTTWGVRAAGDPDAPVSRVAVCGGAGDSLLGAAAAAGVDAYLTADLRHHPADEHRRASDVALVDVAHWASEYPWCAQAAALLRDHFGAALPVTVSDLRTDPWNIESVEGAS from the coding sequence ATGAGCGTGAAACTGGCCGAGGTCATCGCCGTGCTCGACGCCGCATACCCACCCGGTCTGGCGCAGAGCTGGGACTCGGTCGGCCTGGTGTGCGGCGACCCGGACGAAACCGTCGACTCGGTGACGGTGGCCGTGGACGCCACCGCCGGCGTCGCCGCGACGGTCGGCGCGCGCGGACTGCTGCTGGCGCACCACCCGCTGCTGTTGCGCGGGGTGGACACGGTGGCGGCCAGCACCCCAAAGGGTGCGCTGATCCATCAGCTCATCAAGGCCGGAGCGGCGTTGTTCACCGCTCATACCAACGCCGACTCGGCCAACCCCGGCGTGTCCGACGCGCTGGCCGAGGTCCTCGGGCTGGAGGTCGACGGCGTGCTCGACCCGATCAGCGCGGGTGGGGACATCGACAAGTGGGTGATCTTCGTACCGGTCTCTGACGCCGAGGCGGTCCGCGACGCGCTGTTCGCCGCCGGGGCCGGCCACATCGGTGACTATTCGCACTGCAGTTGGAGTGTCGCCGGCACCGGCCAGTTTCTGCCACTCGACGGGGCGACACCGGCTATCGGAGCGGTCGGTTCGGTGGAACGGGTCAGCGAGGACCGTGTCGAAATGGTGGCCCCGGCCCGGCTTCGCCCCCAGGTGCTTTCCGCGCTGCGCGCGTCCCACCCGTACGAGGAACCGGCGTTCGACGTGCTACCCCTGGCCGCCCTGCCGTCCGGAGTGGGCATCGGGCGGATCGGCACCCTGGCCGAGTCGCTGCGGTTCGCCGACTTCGTTGCCCGGGTCGCTGCCGTGCTGCCGAAGACGACCTGGGGGGTGCGGGCCGCGGGTGACCCGGATGCCCCGGTGAGCCGGGTAGCGGTCTGCGGCGGCGCGGGCGACTCGCTGCTGGGTGCGGCCGCCGCTGCCGGCGTGGACGCCTACCTGACCGCTGATCTTCGTCACCATCCCGCCGACGAGCACCGGCGCGCCAGCGACGTCGCGTTGGTGGACGTCGCGCATTGGGCCAGCGAGTATCCGTGGTGCGCACAAGCCGCCGCGCTGCTGCGGGATCATTTCGGGGCGGCGCTGCCGGTCACCGTCAGCGACCTGCGCACCGATCCGTGGAATATCGAATCAGTGGAAGGCGCTTCGTGA
- a CDS encoding HAD-IA family hydrolase: MTRTASDTRPQLVIFDLDGTLTDSAEGIVASFRYALAAVGAEVPAGDLVGRIVGPPMKQTLDGLGLGDRAGDAIAAYRADYTTRGWAMNSLFDGIPQLLADLRAAGVRLAVATSKAEPTARQILEHFALAEHFDVIAGAGVDGSRASKADVLARALGQLQPLPERVVMVGDRAHDVEGAAEHGIDTIVVEWGYGASDFRDPHVAEAAAAHVPTVTALREVLGV; this comes from the coding sequence GTGACACGCACGGCCTCCGACACTCGCCCCCAGTTGGTGATCTTCGACCTCGACGGCACCCTCACCGACTCGGCCGAGGGCATCGTGGCCAGTTTCCGCTACGCCTTGGCCGCGGTCGGCGCCGAAGTGCCCGCTGGTGACCTGGTCGGCCGGATCGTCGGACCGCCGATGAAGCAGACCCTGGACGGGCTCGGCCTCGGCGACCGTGCCGGCGATGCGATCGCGGCCTACCGCGCCGACTACACCACCCGCGGCTGGGCGATGAACAGCCTGTTCGACGGCATCCCGCAGCTGCTGGCCGACCTGCGGGCGGCCGGGGTGCGCCTGGCGGTAGCCACCTCCAAGGCCGAGCCGACCGCCCGGCAGATCCTCGAGCACTTCGCTCTGGCCGAGCACTTCGACGTGATCGCCGGTGCCGGCGTCGACGGGTCACGCGCAAGCAAAGCCGACGTGCTGGCGCGTGCGCTCGGTCAGCTCCAGCCACTGCCCGAACGGGTGGTGATGGTCGGTGATCGCGCCCACGACGTGGAGGGTGCCGCCGAGCACGGCATCGACACAATCGTCGTGGAGTGGGGCTATGGCGCGAGCGACTTCCGGGACCCACACGTCGCCGAGGCGGCAGCAGCTCACGTCCCGACCGTCACGGCCCTGCGCGAGGTGCTCGGTGTCTGA
- a CDS encoding low molecular weight protein-tyrosine-phosphatase: MSDTQLIHVTFVCSGNICRSPMAEKMFAHQIDQRGLAHLVRVTSAGTGDWHAGNAADERANAVLRRHGYPTEHCAAQVGDDHLAADLVIALGRNHVRMLTHLGVEPERVRLLRSFDPRSGAHADDVEDPYYGSPRDFEETFTVIEAALPGLHAWVDERLAGAGLTG, from the coding sequence GTGTCTGACACTCAGCTGATTCATGTGACGTTCGTCTGCTCGGGCAACATCTGCCGCTCGCCGATGGCCGAGAAGATGTTCGCCCACCAGATTGACCAGCGCGGCCTGGCCCACCTGGTGCGCGTGACCAGCGCAGGCACCGGTGACTGGCATGCCGGCAACGCGGCCGACGAGCGCGCCAACGCCGTGCTGCGCAGGCACGGCTACCCGACCGAGCACTGCGCGGCTCAGGTCGGCGATGACCACTTGGCGGCCGACCTGGTGATCGCGCTGGGCCGCAATCACGTGCGGATGCTGACCCACCTCGGGGTGGAGCCCGAGCGGGTGCGGTTGCTGCGGTCGTTCGACCCGCGCTCGGGGGCGCACGCCGACGATGTCGAAGACCCGTACTACGGCAGCCCAAGAGATTTCGAGGAGACGTTCACCGTGATCGAGGCGGCCCTGCCGGGCCTGCACGCCTGGGTCGACGAACGGCTGGCCGGGGCGGGCCTGACCGGTTGA
- a CDS encoding SURF1 family protein, producing MKRLLFLLRPGWIALALVVVAFAYLCFTVLAPWQLGKNTKTSRENNQIASSLTAEPVAVTTLLPHQDSSAPDAQWRRVTASGRYVPSAEVLARLRVVGGAPAFEVLVPFIVDGGPTVLVDRGYVLAVQGSKVPEIAPVPSGTVTITARLRDSETAPADKPPFTEGGFTQLYAIDTAQVGATTGVRVTGSYLQLVENQPGGLGIAELPHLDAGPFLSYGIQWIAFGIVAPIGLGYFVYSEIKARRRENAAGTGSSSEPVTVEDKLADRYGRRQ from the coding sequence ATGAAGCGCCTGTTGTTCCTGCTGCGCCCGGGCTGGATCGCCCTGGCGTTGGTGGTCGTTGCCTTCGCCTACCTCTGCTTCACCGTGCTGGCGCCATGGCAGCTGGGCAAGAACACCAAGACCAGCCGGGAGAACAACCAGATCGCGTCCTCACTGACCGCCGAGCCCGTGGCGGTGACAACGCTTCTGCCGCATCAGGATTCGTCGGCACCCGACGCGCAGTGGCGACGGGTGACGGCGAGCGGGCGCTATGTGCCGTCCGCTGAGGTACTGGCGCGCCTGCGGGTGGTCGGTGGCGCCCCGGCGTTCGAGGTGCTGGTGCCGTTCATCGTCGACGGCGGCCCCACCGTTCTGGTCGACCGGGGATACGTGCTTGCGGTGCAGGGCTCGAAGGTGCCCGAGATCGCGCCGGTGCCGTCCGGCACGGTGACGATCACGGCACGGCTGCGCGATTCGGAGACCGCGCCCGCAGACAAACCACCATTCACAGAAGGCGGCTTCACCCAGCTGTACGCCATCGACACCGCGCAGGTCGGCGCGACCACCGGAGTGCGCGTCACGGGTTCGTACCTCCAATTGGTGGAGAACCAGCCCGGCGGTCTCGGCATCGCGGAACTGCCGCACCTCGACGCCGGACCGTTCCTGTCGTACGGCATCCAGTGGATCGCGTTCGGTATCGTCGCCCCGATCGGCCTGGGTTACTTCGTGTACTCGGAGATCAAGGCGCGCCGACGGGAGAACGCGGCTGGCACTGGGAGCTCGTCCGAACCGGTCACCGTCGAGGACAAGCTCGCCGACCGCTACGGCCGACGGCAGTGA
- a CDS encoding cobalamin biosynthesis protein — protein sequence MAQLADLGFADPVRGHPVAGFGWCAATLEKLTYRDSRTAGAVHTGVLLAGLAVGGTLVQRGTRGPALAAATAAATWASLGGTTLSRTGDRLADLLVAGNIDGARALLPSLCGRDPSALDADGLARAALESVAENTSDAHVAPLLWAAAGGVPGVLLYRGVNTLDAMIGHRSPRYARFGWAAARLDDVANFAAARVAGALVVVCAPLIGGSPAGALRAWRRDAARHPSPNAGVVEATFAGALGVRLGGPTQYHHQLEIRPTLGDGHIPDVEDLRRSVRLSQTVQIAAAVLAIGLTAVGRSGRRACPRR from the coding sequence ATGGCTCAGCTGGCGGACCTGGGCTTCGCTGATCCGGTGCGTGGTCATCCGGTCGCGGGGTTCGGTTGGTGTGCAGCCACACTCGAGAAGTTGACCTACCGTGACAGCCGGACCGCCGGCGCGGTGCACACCGGTGTGCTGCTGGCCGGGCTGGCCGTAGGCGGCACGCTGGTGCAGCGCGGCACGCGCGGACCGGCGCTGGCGGCCGCGACCGCCGCCGCCACCTGGGCGTCACTCGGCGGAACCACGCTGAGCCGCACCGGAGACAGGCTGGCTGATCTGTTGGTCGCCGGGAACATTGACGGCGCCCGGGCGCTGCTGCCGTCGCTGTGCGGGCGTGACCCATCCGCACTGGACGCCGACGGATTGGCGCGCGCGGCCCTGGAGTCGGTGGCCGAGAACACCTCCGACGCGCACGTTGCACCGCTGCTGTGGGCGGCGGCTGGGGGAGTACCGGGTGTGCTGCTGTACCGCGGGGTCAACACGTTGGACGCGATGATCGGGCACCGCTCGCCCCGCTATGCCCGCTTCGGTTGGGCGGCAGCGCGTTTGGATGACGTCGCGAACTTCGCGGCGGCCCGGGTGGCCGGCGCTCTGGTGGTGGTGTGCGCACCGCTGATCGGCGGTTCGCCGGCGGGGGCGCTGCGCGCCTGGCGCCGCGACGCGGCGCGCCACCCCAGCCCGAACGCCGGTGTGGTGGAGGCGACCTTCGCGGGCGCGTTGGGTGTGCGTCTCGGCGGCCCTACCCAGTACCACCATCAGCTGGAGATCCGCCCGACTCTCGGGGACGGTCACATCCCCGACGTCGAAGACCTGCGCCGGTCGGTGCGGCTGTCCCAGACTGTTCAGATCGCCGCGGCGGTGCTCGCGATCGGTCTCACTGCCGTCGGCCGTAGCGGTCGGCGAGCTTGTCCTCGACGGTGA
- a CDS encoding oxygenase MpaB family protein — protein MTRHPTRVSDLLNPAAVLAPAANVIMQLAHPGVGYGVLESPVDSGNVYKHPIKRARTTGTYLAAATIGTDADRALIRSAVDTAHAQVRSTPASPVAYRAFDPQLQLWVAACLYRYYVDQHEFLYGPLDDEAADAVYADASRLGTTLQVREGMWPSDRAAFDEYWKRSLDDLRIDPPVREHLKGVAGMAFMPFPIRETVGRFNLFATAGFLPPEFRTMMRLPWGAAQQRRFAWLLAALRLADRLIPHQAWILGYQIYLWDMRARARRGQRIV, from the coding sequence ATGACGCGACACCCGACGCGGGTATCAGATTTGCTCAATCCGGCCGCGGTGTTGGCGCCCGCAGCCAATGTCATCATGCAGCTGGCTCACCCCGGCGTCGGCTACGGCGTCCTCGAGAGCCCGGTGGACAGCGGCAACGTCTACAAGCATCCGATCAAGCGGGCCCGCACCACCGGCACATACCTGGCGGCGGCCACGATCGGCACCGACGCCGACCGCGCTCTCATCCGGTCCGCGGTGGACACCGCGCACGCCCAGGTCCGCTCGACACCGGCCAGTCCGGTGGCCTATCGCGCCTTCGACCCGCAGTTACAACTGTGGGTGGCGGCCTGCCTATACCGCTACTACGTCGACCAGCACGAGTTCCTGTACGGCCCACTCGACGACGAGGCGGCTGACGCGGTGTACGCCGACGCCAGCCGGCTCGGCACCACGCTTCAGGTGCGCGAGGGCATGTGGCCGTCCGACCGCGCGGCCTTCGACGAGTACTGGAAGCGCTCACTGGACGATCTGCGCATCGATCCCCCGGTCCGCGAGCACTTGAAAGGCGTTGCGGGAATGGCGTTCATGCCCTTTCCCATCCGGGAGACTGTGGGCCGGTTCAACCTGTTCGCCACCGCCGGCTTTCTGCCGCCCGAATTCCGGACGATGATGCGCCTGCCGTGGGGAGCCGCGCAGCAGCGCCGTTTCGCGTGGCTGCTTGCCGCGCTGCGGCTGGCCGACCGATTGATCCCGCACCAGGCCTGGATTCTGGGCTATCAGATCTACTTGTGGGACATGCGGGCCAGAGCCCGCCGGGGCCAGCGGATCGTCTGA